A genome region from Mesorhizobium sp. WSM2240 includes the following:
- a CDS encoding adenylate/guanylate cyclase domain-containing protein encodes MIAGNEFQRHAIAAHVTQRLAGPARAILGFQELLLEQARDLGLTNLETDLERIGVAARQLNGLIDRLIDGKVGFPDVREVEAEARLRHDLRTPLNAIIGYSEMLLEDAGDLHQLKEDLRVMLAAAAELLKQVDAIAGLSRGEAIETLQPRDRTEIDAAELERLLFKAERDAWSDQGGRILVVDDVASNRDLLSRRLRRDGHRVVTADSGLSALARLTEDEFDLILLDILMPDMNGIEILSRLKAENRWRHVPVIMISGLSEVAAVARCIEAGADDYLTKPFNPILLRARINSTLERKRWLDREHRYLQQIEAEKRRADTLIHAILPDQIVARLQGGEEIIADRFEEVSILFADIVGFSPIAARLPPSDLVRRLDRTFSKFDLLTQEHRVEKIKTIGDAYMAACGIPEPSADHADRIVALGKSMLESLRDLASDNDRFRIRIGIHSGPVVAGLIGRHRFVYDVWGETVNIASRLESQGVADRMQISEATKRALHGHWTLEPRCALDLRGIGTVETYLVR; translated from the coding sequence ATGATTGCCGGGAACGAATTCCAGCGCCACGCCATCGCCGCCCATGTGACGCAGCGGCTGGCCGGTCCGGCGCGGGCGATCCTGGGTTTTCAGGAATTGCTACTCGAGCAGGCGCGGGATCTCGGTTTGACCAATCTGGAGACCGACCTGGAGCGGATCGGCGTCGCCGCAAGGCAACTGAACGGCCTCATCGATCGCCTGATCGACGGCAAGGTTGGTTTCCCGGACGTGAGGGAAGTCGAGGCGGAGGCTCGGCTCCGCCACGATCTGCGCACGCCGCTCAATGCCATCATTGGCTATTCGGAGATGCTCCTCGAAGATGCTGGAGATTTGCACCAGCTGAAGGAGGATCTTCGTGTGATGCTTGCGGCGGCGGCCGAGCTTTTGAAGCAGGTTGACGCCATCGCCGGTCTCTCGCGCGGGGAAGCGATCGAGACGCTTCAGCCAAGGGATCGAACCGAAATCGACGCGGCGGAACTTGAACGGCTCCTGTTCAAGGCCGAGCGTGATGCGTGGTCCGATCAGGGCGGCAGGATTCTCGTCGTCGACGACGTCGCCAGCAATCGTGATCTTCTCTCCCGCCGCCTGCGGCGTGACGGCCATCGCGTCGTCACCGCCGATTCCGGCCTATCCGCGCTCGCGAGACTGACCGAAGACGAGTTCGATCTCATTCTGCTCGATATATTGATGCCGGACATGAACGGCATCGAGATTCTCTCGCGGCTGAAGGCGGAGAACCGATGGCGGCACGTCCCGGTGATCATGATATCGGGCTTGAGCGAAGTCGCGGCGGTGGCCCGGTGCATCGAGGCTGGAGCCGATGACTATCTAACGAAACCCTTCAATCCGATTCTGCTGCGCGCGCGCATTAACTCCACCCTCGAGAGGAAGCGCTGGCTTGATCGCGAGCACCGCTATCTCCAACAGATCGAAGCGGAGAAGCGGCGTGCCGATACGCTTATTCACGCGATCCTTCCCGACCAGATCGTTGCCCGATTGCAGGGCGGCGAGGAGATCATCGCCGACCGCTTCGAAGAGGTTTCCATTCTGTTTGCAGATATCGTCGGCTTCTCGCCTATTGCGGCAAGGCTGCCGCCGTCCGATCTAGTCAGGCGGCTGGACCGAACGTTCAGCAAGTTTGATCTCCTGACACAGGAGCATCGTGTGGAGAAGATCAAGACGATTGGAGATGCCTATATGGCCGCCTGCGGGATTCCGGAGCCTTCAGCAGATCACGCCGACAGGATCGTGGCTCTGGGCAAGTCCATGCTGGAATCATTGCGGGATTTGGCCTCCGACAACGACCGATTTCGGATCCGCATCGGGATTCATTCGGGGCCAGTCGTCGCCGGGCTGATCGGCCGGCATCGTTTCGTCTACGACGTGTGGGGAGAAACCGTGAATATTGCGAGCCGCCTCGAATCTCAGGGAGTTGCCGATCGCATGCAGATTTCGGAGGCAACCAAGCGCGCCCTTCACGGTCATTGGACGCTCGAGCCGCGTTGCGCGTTGGATCTGCGGGGCATCGGCACGGTTGAGACCTATCTTGTTCGATAG
- a CDS encoding response regulator, with product MSALGQQLRSIEPVPTPAKRPASRLGNLPISARVAALTAAGLISLVLSSAFLTQALYRSAERMDDTRELFDRAASAAAAHVAFGDLRYWLTDLSVSLLMNSQRNAEQARERLQVQLERLAKHSPDAVEEIRTQIDAYVETALQATDSYTQDNRIVGNTLLAKARTHSGKVDADINRLVEQVKADAEAARNVVVAQTQKTAAAAAILVGIVVLIGSLLTLLVLRSIVGPLRRLNRVIGELTDGHYDVEIPQEGGDEFGAMARTLSLFRQNAVERKRLEDEAERQRRTIAAALEAISDGFVLYDPDDKILIANSKYCEIFTSHKPNALRGKSFREILEQDLARGQVDLEGKTPEEWIGARLRVHRDPAGHVDEKRFGDKWVRISKRKIPDGGTVAVYTDITELKERQVDLERAKSNAESASEAKSRFLASMSHELRTPLNAIIGYSEMLIEEARDHKDDEELVQDLEKIASAGRHLLSLINDILDLSKIEANKMEIFLETFDVVELLNDVKATVTPLMAKNRNEFVQDLQRDLGEMHSDQTKLRQNLFNLLSNAAKFTHGGRVTLAVRREGRADGDWLVFKVSDTGIGMTPEQQGRLFNAFTQADASTTRNYGGTGLGLSITRSFSRMIGGVVTVESQVGKGSVFTMKVPAQCRRETEDPRTAEPSPIVQPGRTVLIIDDEPAARNLIAKALAEAGLASMEAASGAEGIAAAREHRPAAIILDIIMPHQDGWSVLRTLKSDPELCTIPVILATILADRELGLSLGAVEYLTKPIDTDKLIRTIEACGGGNRDVLVIDDDRASREFLRRILVKRDWTVHEAGDGIRGLELMKRLLPRLVLLDILMPEMDGFQTLHEMQSIPELQNIPVVVVTSKDLSANELRWLRDRAVAVVNKGANSRSQLVEALERQIASRETAGTTVTDV from the coding sequence ATGAGCGCGCTAGGGCAGCAGCTGCGGTCGATCGAGCCTGTTCCGACACCGGCCAAGAGGCCCGCCAGCCGGCTCGGCAATCTGCCGATCTCTGCCCGCGTGGCTGCGCTGACCGCGGCCGGCCTCATCAGCCTTGTTCTGTCTTCCGCTTTTCTCACCCAGGCGCTCTATCGCAGCGCCGAACGCATGGACGACACTAGGGAGCTGTTCGACCGCGCAGCATCAGCGGCCGCAGCGCATGTCGCCTTCGGAGATCTGCGATACTGGCTGACCGATCTCTCCGTCAGCCTGCTGATGAATTCACAGCGCAACGCCGAGCAGGCCCGCGAACGCCTGCAGGTCCAGCTGGAGCGCCTTGCGAAGCACTCGCCCGACGCGGTCGAGGAAATCCGCACGCAAATCGACGCCTATGTCGAAACGGCGCTGCAGGCAACGGACAGCTATACCCAAGACAATCGCATTGTCGGCAACACTTTGCTGGCAAAGGCACGCACCCACAGCGGCAAAGTCGATGCGGATATCAACAGGCTAGTCGAGCAGGTAAAGGCCGATGCGGAGGCCGCCCGAAACGTGGTCGTAGCGCAAACGCAAAAGACGGCCGCAGCCGCTGCCATCCTGGTGGGTATCGTAGTCCTGATCGGCTCGCTTCTCACGCTTCTCGTCCTGCGCTCGATCGTCGGTCCGCTCCGGCGTCTCAATCGCGTCATCGGAGAACTCACGGATGGACATTATGATGTCGAGATACCCCAGGAGGGCGGGGACGAATTCGGAGCAATGGCGAGAACGCTTTCGCTTTTCCGGCAAAACGCGGTCGAAAGGAAAAGGCTCGAAGACGAGGCAGAGCGGCAGAGGCGGACGATCGCTGCGGCGCTCGAGGCAATTTCCGATGGGTTCGTCCTCTATGATCCGGATGACAAAATCCTGATTGCCAACAGCAAATACTGCGAAATCTTCACCAGCCACAAGCCGAACGCGCTACGGGGCAAGAGCTTCCGCGAAATCCTGGAGCAGGATCTGGCAAGAGGGCAAGTAGATCTCGAAGGCAAGACGCCGGAAGAATGGATCGGGGCCCGTCTGCGCGTTCACAGGGACCCTGCGGGCCACGTTGACGAAAAGCGGTTTGGCGACAAATGGGTCCGCATCAGCAAGCGCAAGATCCCCGACGGCGGAACGGTCGCTGTCTACACAGACATCACCGAACTCAAGGAGAGGCAAGTCGATCTCGAGCGGGCCAAGAGCAACGCCGAATCGGCAAGCGAGGCCAAAAGTCGGTTCCTCGCCTCCATGAGTCACGAATTGCGCACGCCACTGAACGCGATCATCGGCTATAGCGAGATGCTGATAGAGGAGGCACGCGACCACAAGGACGACGAGGAACTCGTCCAGGACCTTGAAAAAATAGCGTCTGCCGGCCGGCATCTCCTGTCGCTCATCAACGACATCCTCGACCTGTCAAAGATCGAGGCGAACAAGATGGAGATATTCCTCGAAACCTTCGACGTCGTCGAGTTGCTCAATGACGTGAAGGCCACTGTAACACCGCTGATGGCGAAGAACCGGAACGAGTTCGTACAGGACCTCCAGCGCGATCTTGGGGAGATGCACTCCGACCAGACCAAGCTGCGCCAGAATCTATTCAACCTGCTCAGCAACGCGGCCAAATTCACCCATGGCGGCCGGGTAACTCTTGCGGTTCGGCGTGAGGGGCGAGCCGACGGCGATTGGCTAGTGTTTAAGGTTTCCGATACCGGCATCGGCATGACGCCGGAACAGCAGGGACGACTCTTCAATGCCTTCACGCAGGCCGATGCTTCCACCACCCGGAACTACGGCGGCACGGGACTGGGCTTGAGCATCACCCGCAGCTTCAGCCGCATGATAGGCGGTGTGGTCACCGTCGAAAGCCAAGTCGGAAAAGGCTCAGTTTTCACGATGAAAGTGCCGGCGCAATGCAGGCGAGAGACCGAAGACCCTAGGACGGCCGAGCCGTCGCCGATCGTTCAGCCGGGTCGCACCGTACTCATCATCGACGACGAACCGGCTGCCCGGAACCTGATTGCAAAAGCCCTCGCGGAAGCGGGACTTGCGTCAATGGAGGCAGCAAGCGGAGCGGAAGGAATAGCCGCTGCTCGGGAGCATCGGCCCGCCGCAATTATTCTCGACATCATCATGCCGCATCAGGACGGCTGGTCGGTGCTGCGCACGTTGAAGAGTGATCCGGAACTATGCACGATTCCTGTGATCCTGGCGACGATCCTAGCGGATCGTGAACTTGGCCTATCGCTCGGCGCCGTCGAATATCTGACAAAACCCATCGACACCGACAAGCTTATCCGGACGATAGAGGCTTGCGGGGGCGGCAACCGCGACGTGCTGGTCATCGATGACGATCGGGCTTCCCGTGAGTTCCTCCGGCGCATTCTCGTGAAGAGGGATTGGACCGTCCACGAGGCAGGTGACGGCATCCGCGGTCTCGAACTGATGAAGCGGCTTCTGCCGCGCCTGGTCCTGCTCGACATTCTGATGCCGGAAATGGACGGATTCCAAACGCTCCATGAGATGCAGAGTATTCCGGAGCTGCAGAACATTCCGGTCGTGGTGGTCACTTCGAAGGACCTCTCGGCAAACGAGCTGAGATGGCTGCGCGACCGGGCGGTCGCTGTCGTAAACAAGGGCGCAAACAGCAGGTCCCAACTGGTCGAAGCCCTCGAGCGCCAGATAGCATCACGTGAAACCGCCGGTACGACCGTCACTGACGTTTGA
- a CDS encoding excalibur calcium-binding domain-containing protein, with protein MARAVGVAPARRGQPSYWPSHDADWDGVTCEPWNGR; from the coding sequence ATGGCACGGGCCGTGGGTGTTGCGCCCGCTCGTCGAGGTCAGCCAAGCTATTGGCCATCGCACGATGCTGACTGGGATGGAGTTACCTGTGAGCCTTGGAATGGGCGGTAG
- a CDS encoding adenylate/guanylate cyclase domain-containing protein has translation MERKLTTILVADVVGFSRLAGRNETKSIADLKAHGDDLIDPNIAEHAGHIAKTTGDGVLVEFTSMVAAVECAVAIQCGMVNRNRDVPENERIEFRIGTNRMRLSSKATTFSAMV, from the coding sequence ATGGAACGTAAGCTAACGACCATTCTTGTCGCCGACGTGGTCGGCTTCAGCCGGCTCGCCGGGCGAAATGAGACGAAGTCCATAGCCGATCTCAAGGCCCACGGAGACGATCTTATCGATCCGAATATCGCGGAGCACGCTGGGCACATAGCCAAGACGACCGGCGATGGAGTGTTGGTCGAGTTCACGAGCATGGTAGCAGCGGTGGAATGCGCCGTTGCGATACAGTGCGGTATGGTCAATCGCAACCGCGACGTTCCCGAGAATGAACGGATCGAATTCCGCATCGGCACCAATCGGATGAGGTTGTCGTCGAAAGCCACGACATTTTCGGCGATGGTGTAA
- a CDS encoding DUF3365 domain-containing protein produces METRTALARKFIFAVLSGCMILSSSVAAQEAADVATGTRLAELLRAARSVLSNYQSLINDPAVGDKNLDGERFTAEAIALYAKRTGRELISDDLAERDRKLLQAQVEAMREVVDEQQDDINRPGIGFKGFVPAVFARLMNEKFAAKVGNEALVRVTAPEVLVRNRKSLPDAWEARVIEDVFSDPKRPKGNIYTEATTVNGRPAFRMLLPEYYTESCLSCHGAPKGEIDVTGYPKEGGKAGDLGGAISIVLFK; encoded by the coding sequence ATGGAGACACGTACAGCTCTGGCGCGAAAATTTATTTTCGCAGTGTTATCAGGTTGCATGATCCTCTCGTCTTCGGTGGCGGCTCAAGAGGCCGCCGATGTAGCGACCGGTACGCGGCTGGCGGAATTGCTCAGGGCAGCCCGGAGCGTTCTTTCGAATTATCAGTCGCTCATCAATGATCCAGCCGTGGGAGACAAGAACCTCGATGGCGAGCGTTTCACGGCGGAGGCGATTGCCCTCTATGCCAAGCGCACCGGCCGTGAATTGATCTCCGACGACCTGGCGGAGCGCGACCGCAAGCTGCTCCAGGCACAGGTCGAGGCAATGCGTGAGGTCGTCGACGAGCAGCAGGACGACATAAACCGCCCCGGCATCGGGTTTAAGGGTTTTGTCCCAGCCGTTTTCGCGCGCCTGATGAACGAGAAATTCGCCGCCAAAGTTGGAAACGAGGCGTTGGTCCGCGTAACCGCGCCGGAGGTCCTGGTGCGGAACCGCAAGTCGCTTCCCGATGCTTGGGAGGCACGGGTTATCGAGGACGTCTTCTCCGATCCGAAGAGGCCGAAGGGGAATATCTATACGGAAGCGACAACGGTGAACGGCCGCCCTGCTTTCCGGATGCTGCTGCCAGAATATTATACGGAGTCCTGTCTTTCCTGTCACGGCGCACCGAAGGGCGAAATCGACGTCACCGGCTATCCGAAAGAGGGGGGCAAAGCGGGCGATCTGGGCGGTGCGATCAGCATCGTCTTGTTCAAATGA
- a CDS encoding response regulator, translating to MTRILLVEDNEMNRDMLLRRLSRRGFEVLTAENGKAGVELAASENPDLILMDMSLPVMDGWEATRRIKANPDTSRIPIIALTAHAMASDRDMALEAGCNDYDSKPVDLPQLVRKIERLLTTPH from the coding sequence ATGACAAGAATCCTTCTGGTGGAAGACAATGAAATGAACCGCGACATGCTTTTGCGACGGTTGTCTCGTCGCGGCTTTGAGGTACTAACTGCGGAAAATGGAAAAGCCGGCGTCGAGCTTGCCGCTTCGGAAAATCCGGATCTGATCCTTATGGACATGAGCCTGCCGGTAATGGATGGCTGGGAGGCGACGCGACGGATCAAGGCCAACCCGGATACGTCAAGGATTCCCATAATCGCGCTCACTGCGCACGCAATGGCGAGCGATCGGGACATGGCGCTCGAGGCCGGCTGCAATGACTATGACAGCAAGCCGGTCGACCTGCCGCAGCTTGTCCGGAAAATCGAGCGGCTGCTTACGACACCTCATTAA